A part of Phoenix dactylifera cultivar Barhee BC4 chromosome 2, palm_55x_up_171113_PBpolish2nd_filt_p, whole genome shotgun sequence genomic DNA contains:
- the LOC103718563 gene encoding uncharacterized protein LOC103718563 isoform X1 produces MSRVFGGCRALMGAARAGTKAAAAPSAGTSAAKPRNTTGILKPLPVSPAMRKFVGAPEISRAEAVKKIWDHIKLNQLQHATFGVVRFRRDFEVGAAPCMDPAWHLRLKTWPVGMDSREPN; encoded by the exons ATGTCTAGGGTTTTTGGAGGTTGCCGGGCTCTGATGGGGGCGGCCAGGGCCGGGACGAAGGCGGCGGCCGCCCCTTCGGCGGGCACGTCGGCGGCGAAGCCCAGGAACACCACGGGCATCCTGAAGCCGCTGCCTGTCTCCCCGGCCATGAGGAAGTTCGTCGGCGCCCCGGAGATCTCCCGTGCCGAGGCCGTCAAGAAGATATGGGATCACATCAAGCTCAACCAGCTCCAG CACGCTACCTTTGGAGTAGTGAGATTCCGGAGAGATTTTGAAGTTGGTGCAGCACCCTGCATGGACCCTGCATGGCACCTTAGATTGAAAACTTGGCCAGTAGGAATGGATTCAAGGG AACCCAACTAA
- the LOC103718563 gene encoding upstream activation factor subunit UAF30-like isoform X2, which translates to MSRVFGGCRALMGAARAGTKAAAAPSAGTSAAKPRNTTGILKPLPVSPAMRKFVGAPEISRAEAVKKIWDHIKLNQLQNPTNKREIHCDEKLKIIFDGRDKVGMLEIAKLIAPHFLKSS; encoded by the exons ATGTCTAGGGTTTTTGGAGGTTGCCGGGCTCTGATGGGGGCGGCCAGGGCCGGGACGAAGGCGGCGGCCGCCCCTTCGGCGGGCACGTCGGCGGCGAAGCCCAGGAACACCACGGGCATCCTGAAGCCGCTGCCTGTCTCCCCGGCCATGAGGAAGTTCGTCGGCGCCCCGGAGATCTCCCGTGCCGAGGCCGTCAAGAAGATATGGGATCACATCAAGCTCAACCAGCTCCAG AACCCAACTAACAAAAGGGAGATTCACTGTGATGAGAAACTGAAGATCATATTTGATGGGAGAGACAAAGTGGGGATGttggagattgcaaaattgattgCCCCCCATTTTCTGAAATCTAGCTGA
- the LOC103718560 gene encoding F-box protein SKIP31-like isoform X2: MVGPDDDEDEVLAHFLESEILSGVPDQEETAAGRPSKRTRIEGESSLQGGRSRPPLPRPIESGVFGRIPPELFHHVFKFLSSEDLIACSMVCKFMNFAASDESLWRRLYCMRWGLAPPNGKLRACAWKKLYIQRDKEDMVEFVRNTPAEFKEYYIQMQAAKRSQAPLLSQVNDDQVILDRTVADQVSIWKSSRGLTDEAVAGHACSGNTCLYSQIGDAFICEKTGRVHVCDDPCREAVLDQSSGLLVCTISGHCFDRWLSPDEEADPSDIEQQLGGVTDEAEPFMGSGRFARAYLLGYNCADEKELEKALRFC, encoded by the exons ATGGTGGGTCCCGACGACGACGAAGACGAAGTGCTCGCCCACTTCCTTGAATCCGAGATCCTTTCCGGCGTCCCCGACCAG GAGGAGACAGCAGCGGGGAGGCCGTCGAAGAGGACGCGGATCGAGGGGGAGAGCTCGCTGCAGGGTGGCCGAAGCAGGCCTCCGCTGCCCAGGCCGATCGAGAGCGGCGTCTTCGGCAGGATACCGCCCGAGCTTTTCCACCACGTCTTCAAGTTTCTCTCTTCCGAG GATCTCATCGCGTGTTCTATGGTCTGTAAGTTCATGAACTTTGCGGCGTCCGATGAGAGCCTCTGGCGCCGCCT GTATTGCATGCGATGGGGACTGGCTCCTCCTAATGGGAAGTTGCGAGCATGTGCTTGGAAGAAGCTTTATATCCAG CGTGATAAAGAGGATATGGTTGAATTTGTGAGAAACACTCCGGCAGAGTTTAAGGAGTACTATATACAAATGCAGGCAGCAAAGAGAAGTCAAGCACCTCTTCTGTCACAA gtcaatgatgatcAAGTAATACTTGATAGAACGGTGGCTGATCAAGTGTCTATTTGGAAAAGCAGCAGAGGCTTAACTGATGAAGCAGTGGCAGGCCATGCATGTTCGGGAAACACATGCTTGTACTCCCAAATCGGAGATGCTTTTATTTGTGAGAAGACTGGTCGTGTGCATG TTTGTGATGATCCTTGCAGAGAAGCTGTCCTTGATCAATCTAGTGGGCTTCTGGTCTGCACCATTTCTGGTCATTGTTTTGATAGATGGCTCTCTCCTGATGAGGAAGCAGATCCTTCAGACATT GAGCAGCAACTAGGTGGTGTTACAGATGAAGCAGAGCCTTTTATGGGATCTGGACGTTTTG cacgagcctatttgttGGGTTACAACTGTGCTGATGAGAAGGAACTTGAAAAGGCATTAAGGTTTTGCTGA
- the LOC103718560 gene encoding F-box protein SKIP31-like isoform X1 yields the protein MVGPDDDEDEVLAHFLESEILSGVPDQQEETAAGRPSKRTRIEGESSLQGGRSRPPLPRPIESGVFGRIPPELFHHVFKFLSSEDLIACSMVCKFMNFAASDESLWRRLYCMRWGLAPPNGKLRACAWKKLYIQRDKEDMVEFVRNTPAEFKEYYIQMQAAKRSQAPLLSQVNDDQVILDRTVADQVSIWKSSRGLTDEAVAGHACSGNTCLYSQIGDAFICEKTGRVHVCDDPCREAVLDQSSGLLVCTISGHCFDRWLSPDEEADPSDIEQQLGGVTDEAEPFMGSGRFARAYLLGYNCADEKELEKALRFC from the exons ATGGTGGGTCCCGACGACGACGAAGACGAAGTGCTCGCCCACTTCCTTGAATCCGAGATCCTTTCCGGCGTCCCCGACCAG CAGGAGGAGACAGCAGCGGGGAGGCCGTCGAAGAGGACGCGGATCGAGGGGGAGAGCTCGCTGCAGGGTGGCCGAAGCAGGCCTCCGCTGCCCAGGCCGATCGAGAGCGGCGTCTTCGGCAGGATACCGCCCGAGCTTTTCCACCACGTCTTCAAGTTTCTCTCTTCCGAG GATCTCATCGCGTGTTCTATGGTCTGTAAGTTCATGAACTTTGCGGCGTCCGATGAGAGCCTCTGGCGCCGCCT GTATTGCATGCGATGGGGACTGGCTCCTCCTAATGGGAAGTTGCGAGCATGTGCTTGGAAGAAGCTTTATATCCAG CGTGATAAAGAGGATATGGTTGAATTTGTGAGAAACACTCCGGCAGAGTTTAAGGAGTACTATATACAAATGCAGGCAGCAAAGAGAAGTCAAGCACCTCTTCTGTCACAA gtcaatgatgatcAAGTAATACTTGATAGAACGGTGGCTGATCAAGTGTCTATTTGGAAAAGCAGCAGAGGCTTAACTGATGAAGCAGTGGCAGGCCATGCATGTTCGGGAAACACATGCTTGTACTCCCAAATCGGAGATGCTTTTATTTGTGAGAAGACTGGTCGTGTGCATG TTTGTGATGATCCTTGCAGAGAAGCTGTCCTTGATCAATCTAGTGGGCTTCTGGTCTGCACCATTTCTGGTCATTGTTTTGATAGATGGCTCTCTCCTGATGAGGAAGCAGATCCTTCAGACATT GAGCAGCAACTAGGTGGTGTTACAGATGAAGCAGAGCCTTTTATGGGATCTGGACGTTTTG cacgagcctatttgttGGGTTACAACTGTGCTGATGAGAAGGAACTTGAAAAGGCATTAAGGTTTTGCTGA
- the LOC103718559 gene encoding uncharacterized protein LOC103718559 — protein sequence MNSVELENGEEETAETFSDQLHFLGSPGMDDVDDEPPVCPRIGDQYQVEIPTIATELERLQLRSHQINTENMLDDNYIFGLGLAIPIMWIHHTGDPIKNEQNEFPASKIGGNEAGFADFGRDKESQIDATCSIVGELPAEDSSYHDIHPQGSACKVELLNDLADQGKESGGFTSQECRAANDQMHTGSPWLHQSKAKVFSPLPGSPAPSWSNAEEQSFLLGLYIFGKNLLQVKKFMENKRMGDILSYYYGKFYRSDVYCRWSECKKIRSRKCILGQRIFTGWRQQELLSRVLPTVSKEGQDTLLEAIKTFNEGTASLEEFVVTLKAIVGMEVLVEAIGIGKGKHDLTGIVLDPVRTNHSVSIRPELPIGKACSSLSSGDIIKFLTGDFRLSKARSNDLFWEAVWPRLLARGWHSEQPKDCSVVSKHALVFLTPGVKKFSRKKLVKGHHYFDSVSDVLSKVASDPRLLELEVEGAEESSSIKDENEWAADNKSDQNGLSEHRRHCYLRPRLPNCSSQLMKFTVVDTSMVQGEGPLRVRELRSLPSPYDRSSYSGQTGSNSSSEQLDSDDSSSDDQGDSDLNKSLDKRVEQSQSCIIDEGTQSGPSDNMVTVSNKRLPINGHVSNDQCANLTSEKPRMKDTKCQFSRRAKSGQQDYLAPMSKRKRLTACRCERTGRRTYSFPKGHQLKKEEIHHDLDSLKANDTTSAEVDQSRGKVPMNTTTNHSPDENSKYAFSGEHYATISVSETTVSKEKPQPRSFIDLNLPHIPTDYEIAEPFSTEVAGSQDYLNPEKEGCLPETKQQDNGSQVVGTSNVLLDEQPSRNSRRQSTRNRPPTTRALEALACGFLGTKRKGRDTRVPLSGNLTRRPSRRVRRTETSVPVPSSGVSAVSSDIKEPNAGPNEWHGSNTNDEIMLNGSYVESERKATHDLVGVP from the exons ATGAATTCTGTTGAACTAGAAAATGGTGAAGAAGAGACCGCGGAGACATTTTCTGACCAGTTACATTTTCTGGGTTCCCCTGGCATGGATGATGTCGATGATGAACCACCAGTGTGCCCTCGCATAGGGGATCAGTACCAGGTGGAAATCCCAACCATCGCGACAGAATTGGAACGCCTTCAACTAAGATCCCACCAGATTAATACTGAGAACATGCTTGATGACAACTATATTTTTGGACTAGGATTAGCCATTCCAATTATGTGGATTCACCATACAGGTGATCCCATAAAAAATGAACAGAATGAATTCCCTGCTTCCAAAATTGGTGGTAATGAAGCTGGGTTTGCGGactttggaagggataaagaaAGTCAGATTGATGCTACATGCAGCATAGTGGGTGAACTTCCAGCAGAAGATTCAAGTTATCATGATATACATCCTCAAGGCTCGGCATGTAAAGTTGAGCTACTAAATGACTTGGCAGATCAGGGAAAAGAATCTGGAGGTTTCACAAGCCAGGAATGCAGGGCCGCAAATGATCAGATGCATACAGGTTCTCCGTGGCTCCATCAGAGTAAAGCCAAAGTTTTCAGTCCATTGCCTGGTTCACCGGCTCCCTCTTGGAGCAATGCTGAGGAACAGAGTTTTCTCCTTGGTCTTTACATTTTCGGAAAAAATCTTCTTCAGGTGAAGAAATTTATGGAGAATAAAAGGATGGGAGATATATTGTCCTACTACTATGGAAAGTTTTATAGGTCTGATGTGTATTGTAGATGGTCAGAATGTAAAAAGATACGAAGTAGGAAGTGCATACTTGGACAGCGCATTTTCACAGGTTGGAGACAACAGGAACTACTGTCACGTGTGCTACCAACAGTGTCAAAGGAAGGTCAAGATACTTTGCTGGAG GCCATTAAGACATTTAACGAGGGAACAGCTTCTCTTGAGGAATTTGTCGTCACTTTAAAAGCTATTGTTGGCATGGAAGTTCTTGTAGAAGCTATTGGAATCGGCAAAGGGAAGCATGACCTTACCGGCATTGTATTAGATCCAGTTAGAACAAACCATTCAGTTTCTATCCGGCCTGAACTTCCAATAGGCAAAGCATGCTCCTCTCTCTCATCTGGTGACATAATCAAGTTTCTGACAGGTGATTTCAGGTTAAGCAAAGCAAGGTCGAATGATCTCTTCTGGGAAGCTGTCTGGCCTCGTTTGCTAGCAAGGGGTTGGCATTCAGAGCAGCCTAAAGATTGCTCAGTTGTCTCTAAGCATGCATTAGTATTTCTCACCCCTGGTGTTAAGAAGTTCTCCAGAAAAAAACTTGTAAAAGGCCATCACTATTTTGATTCTGTAAGTGATGTCTTGAGCAAAGTCGCATCAGACCCAAGGCTTCTTGAGTTAGAGGTCGAAGGAGCTGAAGAAAGCAGCAGTATCAAGGATGAAAATGAATGGGCTGCAGATAACAAATCAGACCAAAATGGTCTGTCTGAGCATCGACGTCACTGCTATCTCCGTCCAAGGCTCCCAAATTGCAGTTCGCAACTCATGAAATTTACTGTTGTGGATACCAGTATGGTTCAAGGGGAAGGACCCTTAAGAGTAAGAGAACTGAGGAGTTTACCTTCCCCTTATGACCGTTCATCTTATTCAGGACAAACAGGAAGCAATAGCTCATCGGAGCAGTTGGACTCTGATGATAGCTCATCAGATGATCAAGGAGATTCTGATCTGAATAAGTCTCTTGACAAGAGAGTGGAACAAAGCCAGAGTTGCATAATTGATGAAGGAACACAATCTGGTCCATCGGATAATATGGTTACTGTTTCAAACAAAAGGCTACCAATAAATGGGCATGTTTCCAATGATCAATGTGCTAATCTGACCAGTGAAAAGCCACGAATGAAGGATACAAAGTGTCAATTCAGCCGCAGGGCAAAATCTGGCCAACAAGATTATTTAGCCCCCATGTCAAAACGGAAGAGGTTAACTGCCTGTAGGTGTGAACGAACTGGTCGCCGCACCTACTCTTTCCCAAAAGGCCATCAACTGAAGAAAGAGGAAATTCACCATGATTTGGATTCATTGAAAGCAAATGATACCACAAGTGCAGAGGTTGACCAGTCTCGAGGGAAGGTACCTATGAACACTACAACTAATCATAGCCCAGATGAGAACAGCAAGTATGCTTTTAGTGGGGAGCATTATGCTACTATTTCTGTAAGTGAGACCACAGTCAGTAAGGAAAAGCCTCAACCCCGCTCCTTCATTGACTTAAACCTACCACATATTCCAACAGATTATGAGATTGCTGAACCCTTCAGCACAGAGGTGGCGGGCAGCCAGGATTATCTGAACCCAGAGAAAGAGGGATGCCTGCCAGAAACAAAGCAGCAAGATAATGGTTCCCAAGTAGTTGGGACATCTAATGTACTGCTTGATGAGCAGCCTTCCAGGAACTCTAGGAGGCAAAGCACCAGGAACCGACCACCAACGACAAGAGCTTTAGAAGCTCTTGCATGTGGATTTCTAGGCACAAAGCGCAAGGGAAGGGACACAAGAGTCCCATTGTCAGGTAACCTGACAAGAAGGCCATCCCGGCGGGTACGCAGGACTGAAACCTCAGTACCTGTTCCTTCATCTGGTGTCAGTGCAGTTAGTTCTGACATCAAGGAGCCAAATGCTGGACCAAATGAATGGCATGGAAGCAATACAAACGATGAAATCATGCTTAATGGTTCATATGTTGAATCAGAAAGGAAAGCGACTCATGATTTGGTTGGGGTACCTTAA